One genomic segment of Candidatus Poribacteria bacterium includes these proteins:
- a CDS encoding amidohydrolase family protein, with product MEKFPIVDTHVHLWHPERLRYPWLTEVPALNRPYLLKDYNAASGELDIESIVFVQCDTHPDDGLKETTWVTDLATTVEPRIQGIVAWAPLEEGAQVAPFVEKLAENPLVKGIRRLIQSESVDFCIQPNFVSGVKTLSRYGLNFDICIFHPQLANAIRLVEQCPHVQFILDHIGKPDIKNQLFDPWKQEIQTLATFPNVHCKISGLVTEADFEAWTPADLQPYIEHVITCFGFDRVIYGSDWPVSTQASAYPRWVQTLREAVSGYSSEEVRNLFRDNAIRFYRLDA from the coding sequence ATGGAGAAATTCCCCATCGTTGATACGCATGTTCACCTCTGGCACCCGGAACGGTTGAGATACCCATGGCTTACGGAAGTCCCCGCCCTCAATAGACCTTATCTCTTAAAAGACTACAACGCTGCGTCCGGCGAATTGGATATTGAATCCATCGTCTTTGTTCAGTGCGATACGCATCCCGATGATGGCTTGAAAGAGACTACCTGGGTTACCGACCTCGCAACAACAGTAGAGCCTCGGATTCAGGGTATTGTTGCATGGGCACCCCTCGAAGAGGGAGCACAGGTGGCACCCTTCGTTGAAAAACTGGCAGAGAACCCACTCGTCAAAGGTATCCGCCGTCTCATCCAATCCGAAAGCGTGGATTTTTGCATTCAACCCAACTTTGTAAGTGGTGTTAAAACACTTTCTCGCTACGGGCTCAACTTCGATATCTGTATCTTTCACCCGCAACTCGCCAATGCGATTCGGCTTGTGGAACAGTGTCCGCATGTTCAATTCATCTTAGATCACATCGGCAAACCCGACATCAAGAACCAACTGTTTGATCCATGGAAACAGGAGATTCAAACGCTTGCGACGTTCCCAAACGTCCATTGCAAAATATCGGGCTTGGTAACAGAGGCTGACTTCGAGGCATGGACACCTGCGGATCTACAACCGTATATCGAACACGTTATCACCTGCTTCGGTTTTGACCGCGTTATATACGGTAGCGATTGGCCCGTCTCTACGCAAGCCTCGGCGTATCCACGATGGGTACAGACATTGAGAGAGGCTGTATCTGGATATTCATCTGAGGAGGTGCGAAACCTTTTCAGAGATAATGCCATTAGATTTTACCGACTTGACGCATAG